The Burkholderia pyrrocinia genome has a segment encoding these proteins:
- a CDS encoding PglL family O-oligosaccharyltransferase — translation MPSTFSRSLSLVALAVALIVPYAITNHTYPIPTFYSEFSALVLYLLVGLSVVLLARTGRAAEPFAAPAAFVVPLGFAVVLIAQVALMQLKVPSMNWLAVGYLAAALVAMQAGYALARDGLAEIVSRMMAGALLVGGVFAVGTQIVQLFHLESAVSPFVVMYNVAVDRRPYGNMAQANHLATYIAFALAGALYLVQTRRLAVWAWFVLSIVLSVGLALTVSRGPWLQVAVMVVAGFWMAWLESRRAPGNMRAWLMPVVLAVAFIAVNVAVRWANVHYHLNLAESAADRMRDAGQIAPRLALWKYGLAMFREHPLLGVGWGEFPSHQFALVRTMGGVEIANNSHDIFIDLLAKSGLAGLGVLVVTLVMWFVRALRAPQSSTRVFGFALIGILLMHALVEYPQQYMFFLLPAMFVIGLLDVKPLRILRGRAAFGLFAVLSFGGVLAAVPVLRDYQRAEVLYYGNDPAAQYRDAPSLLFGAWGDYGAATLLAISPEDLPAKLVAHERAIALLPGETVLRRYAALQALVGREADALDTVARLHVFAKELKDWPQQLALLYKLCDQQPALKTFKAAVVAKYGEVPADAADDSDDDDSD, via the coding sequence ATGCCTTCTACTTTTTCCCGTTCGTTGTCGCTCGTTGCGCTGGCTGTCGCCCTGATCGTGCCGTATGCGATCACGAATCACACGTATCCGATCCCGACCTTCTATTCCGAGTTTTCCGCGCTGGTGTTGTATCTGCTGGTGGGGCTGTCGGTCGTCCTGCTCGCGCGGACGGGCCGTGCGGCCGAGCCGTTTGCCGCGCCGGCCGCGTTCGTCGTGCCGCTCGGGTTCGCCGTGGTGCTGATCGCGCAGGTTGCGCTGATGCAGCTCAAGGTACCGTCGATGAACTGGCTGGCGGTCGGTTATCTCGCCGCCGCGCTGGTCGCGATGCAGGCCGGCTACGCGCTCGCGCGCGACGGGTTGGCCGAAATCGTCTCGCGGATGATGGCCGGTGCGCTGCTCGTCGGCGGCGTGTTCGCGGTCGGAACGCAGATCGTGCAGTTGTTCCACCTCGAGTCGGCCGTATCGCCGTTCGTCGTGATGTACAACGTCGCGGTCGATCGCCGCCCGTACGGCAACATGGCGCAGGCGAACCATCTGGCCACCTACATCGCGTTCGCGCTCGCGGGCGCGCTGTATCTCGTGCAGACGCGCAGGCTCGCGGTATGGGCGTGGTTCGTGCTGTCGATCGTGCTGTCGGTCGGTCTCGCGCTGACGGTGTCGCGCGGGCCGTGGCTGCAGGTTGCGGTGATGGTCGTCGCGGGCTTCTGGATGGCGTGGCTCGAATCGCGCCGCGCGCCGGGCAATATGCGTGCGTGGCTGATGCCGGTCGTGCTCGCGGTCGCGTTCATCGCGGTGAACGTCGCGGTGCGCTGGGCCAACGTGCACTATCACCTGAATCTCGCGGAGTCGGCGGCCGACCGGATGCGCGACGCGGGGCAGATCGCGCCGCGCCTCGCGCTGTGGAAGTACGGGCTCGCGATGTTCCGCGAGCATCCGCTGCTCGGCGTCGGCTGGGGCGAATTCCCGTCGCACCAGTTTGCGCTCGTGCGCACGATGGGGGGCGTCGAGATCGCGAACAACTCGCACGACATCTTCATCGACCTGCTCGCGAAGTCCGGTCTCGCCGGCCTTGGCGTGCTCGTCGTCACGCTCGTGATGTGGTTCGTGCGTGCGCTGCGCGCGCCGCAGTCGAGCACGCGCGTGTTCGGCTTCGCGCTGATCGGCATCCTGCTGATGCATGCGCTCGTCGAGTATCCGCAGCAGTACATGTTCTTCCTGCTGCCGGCGATGTTCGTGATCGGGTTGCTCGACGTGAAGCCGCTGCGCATCCTGCGGGGTCGCGCGGCGTTCGGGCTGTTCGCGGTGCTGTCGTTCGGCGGCGTGCTGGCGGCGGTGCCCGTGCTGCGTGACTACCAGCGCGCGGAAGTGCTGTATTACGGCAACGACCCGGCCGCGCAGTATCGCGACGCGCCGTCGCTGCTGTTCGGCGCGTGGGGCGATTACGGCGCGGCGACGCTGCTGGCGATTTCGCCGGAAGACCTGCCGGCCAAGCTCGTCGCCCATGAGCGCGCGATCGCGCTGCTGCCCGGCGAGACGGTGCTGCGCCGCTATGCGGCGCTGCAGGCGCTGGTGGGCCGCGAAGCCGATGCGCTCGATACCGTCGCGCGCCTGCATGTGTTCGCGAAGGAGCTGAAGGACTGGCCGCAACAACTGGCCCTGCTGTACAAGCTGTGCGACCAGCAGCCGGCGCTGAAGACGTTCAAGGCGGCCGTCGTCGCGAAGTACGGCGAAGTGCCGGCCGATGCGGCCGACGACTCGGACGACGACGACTCGGATTAA